One window from the genome of Breoghania sp. L-A4 encodes:
- a CDS encoding class III extradiol ring-cleavage dioxygenase encodes MSRLPPLFISHGSPMLLLQNTAARAFLGSYGAQLGKPDAIVIASAHFETERPSVVTDPAPGMIYDMHGFPKELYQVQYRAPGAPAVAQRVARLLGDAGLAPDLVAERGYDHGTWVPLSLLYPDADIPVVQIAVQPDMGPAHHLRMGEALSSLADENILVIGSGSLTHNLHELRAPDGGRRALADAEPAWVKEFADWVGDRIAAGDAEALADYRARAPHAVRNHPTDEHYLPVLVAIGAAKGNRAGACIHSSHEYGVLRMDAFAFQ; translated from the coding sequence ATGTCGCGCTTGCCGCCGCTTTTCATTTCGCACGGATCGCCGATGCTGCTGCTGCAGAACACCGCCGCGCGGGCGTTTCTGGGCAGCTATGGCGCTCAGCTCGGAAAACCGGACGCCATCGTTATCGCCTCGGCGCATTTCGAGACCGAGCGGCCGTCCGTCGTCACCGACCCCGCGCCGGGCATGATCTACGACATGCACGGCTTTCCAAAGGAACTCTATCAGGTGCAATATCGGGCCCCTGGCGCGCCCGCTGTCGCCCAGCGTGTCGCGCGGTTGCTCGGTGACGCGGGGCTGGCGCCGGATCTGGTTGCCGAGCGCGGCTACGACCACGGCACCTGGGTGCCCTTGTCGCTGCTCTATCCGGATGCAGATATTCCCGTGGTGCAGATCGCCGTGCAGCCGGACATGGGCCCCGCGCATCATCTGCGTATGGGCGAAGCGCTTTCGTCGCTGGCCGACGAGAACATCCTGGTGATCGGGTCCGGATCGCTGACCCACAATCTGCACGAGTTGCGGGCGCCAGATGGCGGGCGCAGGGCGCTGGCCGACGCCGAACCGGCCTGGGTGAAGGAATTTGCCGACTGGGTAGGCGACAGGATCGCCGCGGGCGATGCTGAGGCGCTCGCCGACTATCGCGCCCGCGCGCCCCACGCCGTGCGCAATCATCCCACGGACGAGCACTATCTGCCCGTTCTCGTGGCGATTGGCGCAGCCAAGGGGAACCGCGCCGGGGCGTGCATTCACTCAAGCCATGAGTATGGCGTGTTGCGCATGGACGCCTTCGCATTCCAATAG
- the gltX gene encoding glutamate--tRNA ligase, which translates to MTPTVRFAPSPTGNIHIGNVRTALFNWLYAQKAGGRFILRFDDTDVERSKAEYADGIARDLAWLGVTPDRVERQSARVARYEEAAATLRAAGLLYPCFETPDELDRRRKRRRARGMPPVYDRSALLLSDEEKAAFEEEGRKPHWRFLLPNFESDPQVPVKTEVAWDDLCRGLQSVDLASLSDPVLIRGDGTYLYTLPSIVDDIDMAVSHVIRGEDHVANTGVQIAIFKALDAIPPAFAHHNLLTTSSGEGLSKRSGALSVASLREAGYEPMTVASLAVLIGTSHAVEPVATMAELAERFDLGSVSRSPAAFDPADLDGLNAKLLHHMDYAQVAQALSDAGVEDDRARAFWEAVCGNIAKLGEVPDWWRVVDGPVEPVIAAEDAEMVAQARDLLPDEPWDETTWKSWTTAVKDATGRKGRGLFMPLRKALTGLDHGPELARLLPLIGRRNSLARLS; encoded by the coding sequence ATGACACCGACCGTTCGCTTCGCGCCTTCGCCCACGGGCAATATCCACATCGGCAATGTCCGCACGGCGCTGTTCAACTGGCTCTATGCGCAAAAGGCCGGCGGCCGGTTCATCCTGCGCTTCGACGACACCGATGTGGAGCGGTCGAAAGCGGAATATGCCGACGGGATCGCGCGCGATCTGGCGTGGCTGGGTGTGACACCGGATCGCGTCGAGCGCCAGTCCGCCCGCGTGGCCCGCTATGAGGAAGCCGCGGCAACGCTCAGGGCCGCCGGGCTGCTGTACCCGTGCTTTGAGACGCCGGATGAGCTCGATCGCCGCCGCAAGCGCCGCCGCGCGCGCGGCATGCCGCCGGTTTACGACCGCTCGGCGCTGCTGCTGTCGGACGAGGAGAAGGCCGCGTTCGAGGAAGAAGGCCGCAAGCCGCACTGGCGCTTCCTGCTGCCCAATTTCGAAAGCGACCCGCAGGTGCCGGTCAAGACGGAAGTCGCCTGGGACGATCTGTGCCGCGGGCTGCAGAGCGTCGATCTGGCGTCGCTCTCCGATCCGGTGCTGATCCGCGGCGACGGCACTTATCTCTACACGTTGCCGTCCATCGTCGACGATATCGACATGGCCGTCAGCCACGTTATCCGCGGCGAGGATCATGTCGCCAACACCGGCGTGCAGATCGCGATTTTCAAGGCGCTGGACGCGATTCCGCCGGCGTTCGCGCATCACAACCTGCTGACGACGTCGAGCGGCGAGGGGCTCTCCAAGCGGTCCGGCGCGCTGTCGGTGGCCAGCCTGCGCGAGGCGGGATATGAGCCGATGACCGTTGCGAGCCTTGCCGTTCTGATCGGAACGTCGCACGCGGTCGAGCCGGTCGCCACCATGGCGGAACTGGCCGAGCGCTTTGATCTCGGGTCGGTGTCGCGTTCGCCGGCGGCGTTCGATCCGGCTGATCTCGATGGCCTCAACGCCAAGCTGCTGCATCACATGGACTATGCGCAGGTCGCGCAGGCGCTGAGCGATGCGGGCGTGGAGGACGATCGTGCGCGGGCGTTCTGGGAGGCGGTGTGCGGCAACATCGCCAAACTCGGCGAGGTGCCGGACTGGTGGCGCGTGGTCGACGGGCCTGTTGAGCCGGTGATCGCGGCGGAGGACGCGGAGATGGTTGCTCAGGCGCGCGACCTGTTGCCCGACGAGCCTTGGGACGAGACGACCTGGAAGAGCTGGACCACGGCGGTCAAGGACGCCACGGGGCGCAAGGGGCGGGGGCTGTTCATGCCCCTGCGCAAGGCGCTGACCGGCCTCGATCACGGGCCGGAACTTGCCCGCCTG
- a CDS encoding DUF2059 domain-containing protein: MKRVTMKRILAGVILAGCVATGPAAAAEDFTESHINAARAAIISSNSIRAYDEILPVIADKTRTLFIRSNPALTKEIDEVTNAVALDLVSKRAELDTTVMEIWAVRFSEEELKAIAAFYTSPVGAKLAELRPEMNALSIGAAKQWGDALSTVMVGRVRDELKKRGHNF, from the coding sequence ATGAAACGCGTGACCATGAAGCGGATTTTGGCGGGAGTGATCCTTGCCGGCTGTGTCGCCACCGGACCTGCGGCGGCCGCCGAGGATTTCACTGAGTCACACATCAATGCCGCCCGCGCGGCCATCATCAGCAGCAACTCGATACGCGCTTATGACGAGATCCTGCCGGTGATCGCGGACAAGACCCGCACGCTGTTCATTCGCTCCAACCCGGCGTTGACCAAGGAAATCGACGAGGTCACCAACGCCGTGGCGCTCGATCTGGTCAGCAAGCGCGCCGAGCTTGACACAACGGTCATGGAAATCTGGGCCGTGCGCTTTTCCGAGGAAGAGCTGAAGGCGATTGCGGCGTTCTACACCTCGCCGGTCGGCGCCAAGCTGGCCGAATTGCGGCCGGAGATGAACGCGCTCAGCATCGGCGCCGCCAAGCAGTGGGGCGACGCGCTTTCGACCGTCATGGTCGGCCGCGTGCGCGACGAGCTGAAGAAGCGCGGCCACAACTTCTGA
- the gor gene encoding glutathione-disulfide reductase: protein MSEFDYDLFVIGAGSGGVRAARIAATHGARVAIAEEHRYGGTCVIRGCVPKKLLVYASQFSESFEDAAGFGWDVGARSFDWKALIAAKDREINRLEGIYRGNLERSGVALFDSRAELDGPNAVRLVKDGRRVTAAKILIATGGAPNNDMRLEGVEHTITSNEVFYLPEFPKRVVIAGGGFIAVEFAGIFNGLGSETTLIYRGEEILRGFDDDLRQALHAEMEKKGIRVITEDVFSRIEKTDTGLIGHTNAGEQIEADQILMAIGRNPNTKGLGLEGAGVKLDAAGAIRVDERSRTNVPSVFAVGDVTNRVNLTPVAIREGHAFADTEFGGKPVSVDHSMVPAAVFSQPEIGTVGLTETEARARHSSLDIYRASFRPMKHTLSGRDEKMLMKLIVDADTDRVLGVHVMGPDSGELVQVLGIALKMGATKADFDATMAVHPTAAEELVTMREPSERVRREAAE from the coding sequence ATGTCCGAATTCGACTACGATCTGTTCGTGATCGGAGCGGGATCGGGCGGCGTACGCGCCGCGCGGATCGCGGCCACCCATGGCGCCCGCGTGGCGATCGCCGAAGAGCATCGCTACGGCGGCACCTGCGTGATCCGCGGTTGCGTGCCCAAGAAGCTTCTCGTCTATGCCTCGCAGTTCTCGGAGAGTTTCGAAGATGCGGCCGGTTTCGGTTGGGACGTTGGCGCGCGTTCCTTCGACTGGAAAGCATTGATCGCCGCCAAGGATCGCGAGATCAATCGGCTGGAGGGCATCTACCGCGGCAATCTGGAGCGCTCCGGCGTGGCGCTTTTCGATAGCCGCGCCGAGCTGGACGGTCCCAACGCGGTGCGCCTGGTCAAGGACGGCCGGCGTGTCACCGCCGCCAAGATCCTGATCGCCACCGGCGGCGCGCCGAACAACGACATGCGTCTTGAGGGTGTCGAGCACACGATCACCTCCAATGAGGTCTTTTATCTTCCCGAATTTCCCAAACGTGTGGTGATCGCCGGCGGCGGCTTCATCGCGGTGGAGTTCGCCGGCATCTTCAATGGTCTGGGCTCCGAGACGACGCTGATCTATCGCGGCGAGGAAATCCTGCGCGGCTTCGATGACGACCTGCGCCAGGCGCTGCACGCGGAGATGGAGAAGAAGGGCATTCGGGTGATCACAGAGGACGTCTTCTCCCGGATCGAGAAGACCGATACCGGGCTGATCGGCCACACCAATGCCGGCGAGCAGATCGAGGCTGACCAGATCCTGATGGCCATCGGCCGCAATCCAAACACCAAGGGGCTCGGGCTGGAAGGCGCCGGCGTCAAGCTGGACGCGGCCGGAGCCATCCGCGTCGACGAACGCTCCCGCACCAACGTGCCATCGGTCTTCGCCGTGGGCGATGTGACCAACCGCGTCAACCTGACACCGGTGGCGATCCGCGAGGGCCACGCCTTCGCCGACACCGAATTCGGCGGCAAACCGGTTTCCGTGGACCATTCCATGGTGCCTGCGGCCGTGTTTTCGCAGCCGGAAATCGGCACCGTCGGTCTGACGGAGACGGAGGCGCGCGCGCGGCATTCCTCGCTCGATATCTATCGCGCCTCGTTCAGGCCGATGAAGCATACGCTGTCGGGCCGCGACGAGAAGATGCTGATGAAGCTGATCGTCGATGCGGACACGGACCGTGTGCTCGGGGTTCACGTGATGGGGCCGGATTCCGGCGAACTGGTTCAGGTGCTCGGCATCGCGCTGAAGATGGGCGCCACAAAGGCCGACTTCGACGCCACCATGGCCGTGCACCCGACCGCCGCCGAGGAACTCGTCACCATGCGCGAACCGAGCGAACGCGTCCGCCGCGAGGCCGCGGAATAG
- a CDS encoding gamma-glutamylcyclotransferase family protein, translated as MTDTISYFGYGSLVNCDTRTPGSIVARGTLSGWVREWRIAGPTPRGGVCSLTVRPEAGTDIRGLMVREHSSGLAALDEREGRYDRVDLDEGSFCADPDAPAHDGRGFVYRARSEHYRWGDADHPILLSYVDCVLAGFYRHWGEAGVRHFIETTHGWHVPILDDREAPRYPRAVALGEDLLGLIDAALADADVRWLVAA; from the coding sequence ATGACGGACACCATCTCCTATTTCGGCTACGGCTCGCTCGTCAATTGCGATACGCGGACGCCCGGCAGCATCGTCGCACGGGGCACCCTGTCCGGCTGGGTGCGTGAATGGCGCATCGCGGGGCCCACGCCGCGCGGCGGCGTGTGCAGCCTGACGGTGCGGCCGGAAGCAGGCACGGACATTCGCGGGCTGATGGTGCGCGAACACAGCTCCGGACTGGCGGCGCTTGATGAGCGCGAAGGACGTTACGACCGCGTCGATCTCGATGAGGGCTCGTTTTGTGCGGACCCGGACGCTCCGGCTCATGACGGGCGCGGGTTCGTTTACCGCGCCCGCTCGGAACACTACCGCTGGGGCGATGCGGATCATCCGATCCTGCTGAGTTACGTGGATTGCGTGCTGGCGGGTTTCTACCGGCACTGGGGCGAGGCCGGCGTGCGCCATTTCATTGAGACCACCCACGGCTGGCACGTGCCCATCCTCGACGACCGCGAAGCGCCGCGCTACCCGCGCGCGGTGGCGCTTGGCGAGGATTTGCTCGGATTGATCGACGCGGCGCTGGCGGACGCCGATGTTCGGTGGCTCGTGGCGGCTTGA
- a CDS encoding SDR family oxidoreductase, giving the protein MSTDLFKLEGKRAMVTGSSQGIGFALARGLMAAGAEIVLNGRDAARLDAAVKRLRGEGGTVTGLAFDVTDHAAVRAAVDGVEAGTGPIDILVNNAGMQHRAPLEDFPADAFETLLQTNVASVFHVGQAVARHMIGRGAGKIVNICSVQTALARPGIAPYTATKGAVANLTKGMATDWARHGLQCNGLAPGYFDTPLNAALVSDADFSAWLAKRTPAGRWGRVEELVGACIFLSSEASSFVNGAIIYVDGGITASL; this is encoded by the coding sequence GTGAGCACGGATCTGTTCAAACTCGAAGGCAAGCGGGCGATGGTGACGGGATCGTCGCAGGGCATCGGTTTCGCATTGGCGCGCGGCCTGATGGCGGCCGGTGCGGAGATTGTGCTCAACGGCCGTGATGCAGCACGGCTGGATGCCGCGGTGAAGCGATTGCGCGGCGAGGGCGGCACAGTGACCGGCCTGGCCTTCGATGTTACCGACCACGCGGCGGTGCGCGCGGCGGTGGACGGGGTCGAGGCTGGAACCGGGCCGATCGACATCCTGGTCAACAATGCCGGCATGCAGCACCGGGCGCCGCTCGAGGACTTTCCCGCCGACGCCTTCGAGACGCTGCTGCAAACCAATGTCGCCAGCGTCTTTCATGTCGGCCAGGCGGTGGCGCGGCACATGATCGGCCGTGGCGCCGGCAAGATCGTCAACATCTGCTCGGTGCAGACGGCGCTGGCCCGCCCCGGCATTGCCCCCTACACCGCCACCAAGGGCGCGGTAGCCAATCTCACTAAGGGAATGGCCACCGACTGGGCGAGGCACGGCCTGCAATGCAACGGCCTGGCGCCGGGCTATTTCGACACGCCGCTCAATGCGGCGCTGGTCAGCGATGCGGATTTCAGCGCCTGGCTTGCCAAGCGGACACCGGCGGGACGCTGGGGCAGGGTCGAGGAACTGGTTGGCGCTTGCATCTTCCTGTCGTCGGAGGCGTCGTCCTTCGTCAACGGGGCGATCATCTATGTCGATGGCGGCATCACCGCGTCCCTCTAA
- a CDS encoding VIT1/CCC1 transporter family protein — protein sequence MKLEHEHTRDAIARRIRKGPQVNYLRDWVYGGIDGAVTTFAIVAGVIGADLSAGVILVLGLANLLADGFSMAAANYSGTKTELDDYKRLRLMEETHIAQYPDGEREEIRQIFLAKGFVGDELERIVKLVTAHKENWIDTMLTEEHGVSLAQRSPAKAAGSTFAAFVLCGTVPLLPFALHTGASAFIATVMTAMVFFAIGSIKSRWSTQHWVWSGLETTSIGLAAAGIAWAIGHLLQGLVG from the coding sequence ATGAAATTGGAGCACGAACACACGCGGGATGCCATCGCACGGCGTATCCGCAAGGGGCCGCAAGTCAACTACCTGCGCGACTGGGTCTATGGCGGCATCGACGGGGCGGTGACCACCTTTGCGATCGTCGCGGGCGTGATCGGCGCGGATCTGTCGGCGGGCGTCATTCTGGTTCTGGGCCTTGCCAATCTGCTGGCCGACGGATTTTCCATGGCGGCGGCGAATTACTCCGGCACGAAGACGGAACTCGACGACTACAAGCGCCTCAGGCTTATGGAAGAGACCCACATCGCCCAATATCCGGATGGCGAACGGGAAGAAATCCGCCAGATTTTCCTGGCCAAGGGCTTTGTCGGCGACGAACTGGAGCGCATCGTCAAACTCGTCACGGCGCACAAGGAGAACTGGATAGACACCATGCTCACCGAGGAGCATGGCGTGTCGCTGGCCCAGCGCTCGCCGGCCAAGGCCGCCGGCTCGACCTTCGCCGCCTTCGTCCTGTGCGGTACGGTCCCCCTGCTGCCCTTCGCGCTGCATACCGGTGCCTCGGCGTTCATCGCCACCGTGATGACCGCGATGGTGTTCTTCGCTATCGGCTCGATCAAGAGCCGCTGGTCGACTCAACACTGGGTCTGGTCGGGACTGGAAACCACGAGCATTGGCCTTGCCGCCGCGGGCATCGCGTGGGCGATCGGCCATCTGCTGCAGGGACTGGTCGGCTGA
- the rpiA gene encoding ribose-5-phosphate isomerase RpiA, with the protein MSDTYKKMAAEAALNHVKPGMRLGIGTGSTAEFFVRALAAKVAGGLAVIGVPTSERTAALCRELGVPLTTLDETPELDLTIDGADELDGQLRLIKGGGGALLREKIVANASARMIVIADDGKHVDTLGAFPLPIEVMPFGLAATRIAIGRVADELGLAGELRLRMASDGAPFVTDGGHYIVDGDWKSLSDPDALASRLAGIPGVVEHGLFIGLADMAYLGGADGVTVVEPSA; encoded by the coding sequence ATGAGCGACACCTACAAGAAAATGGCGGCCGAGGCCGCGTTGAACCACGTGAAGCCCGGCATGCGCCTCGGAATCGGAACCGGTTCGACGGCTGAGTTTTTTGTGCGTGCTCTTGCCGCCAAGGTTGCGGGCGGCCTGGCTGTGATCGGCGTGCCGACGTCGGAGCGCACCGCCGCGCTGTGCAGGGAGCTTGGCGTTCCGTTGACGACACTCGATGAGACGCCGGAGCTGGATCTGACGATCGACGGCGCTGACGAACTCGATGGCCAGTTGCGCCTGATCAAGGGCGGCGGTGGGGCGTTGCTGCGCGAGAAGATCGTGGCAAACGCGTCGGCGCGAATGATCGTCATCGCGGACGACGGCAAGCATGTGGACACGCTGGGCGCTTTCCCGTTGCCCATCGAGGTGATGCCCTTCGGCCTCGCGGCCACAAGGATCGCGATCGGCAGGGTCGCCGATGAGCTGGGCCTCGCGGGCGAATTGCGCTTGCGCATGGCCTCCGATGGCGCCCCGTTTGTCACCGACGGCGGGCACTACATCGTGGACGGTGACTGGAAGTCGCTTTCCGACCCCGATGCCCTCGCGAGCCGGCTCGCCGGCATTCCGGGTGTCGTTGAACACGGACTGTTTATCGGATTGGCCGATATGGCCTATTTGGGTGGCGCTGACGGTGTCACCGTCGTCGAGCCGTCCGCCTGA
- a CDS encoding 3-deoxy-7-phosphoheptulonate synthase class II, with protein MAEKWTPKTWRSKPVQQVPEYRDQAALEAMEARLASYPPLVFAGEARKLKKQLAEVANGKAFLLQGGDCAESFAEHDADNIRDFFRVFLQMAVVLTYAAASPVVKVGRIAGQFAKPRSSSTEKQGDVELPSYRGDIVNDIDFTQAGREPDPARLEMAYRQSAATLNLLRAFAQGGFANLDHVHRWMLGFVKDSPQAHRYQVLADRISESLNFMRACGIDPDTAPQLRSTDFFTSHEALLLGYEEAMTRVDSTSGDWYATSGHMLWIGDRTRQLDHAHLEFFRGIKNPIGMKCGPSIEPDELLRALDILNPENEAGRMTLIARFGADKVYDHLPALVRAVEREGRKVVWSCDPMHGNTIKATSGFKTRPFDRIMSEVEAFFTVHRAEGTHAGGIHVEMTGKNVTECTGGARAISDDDLSDRYHTHCDPRLNADQALELAFLVAENLKKERDGRQQIAAVS; from the coding sequence ATGGCGGAGAAATGGACACCGAAAACCTGGCGCTCGAAGCCGGTTCAGCAGGTGCCCGAGTATCGGGATCAGGCAGCGCTCGAGGCCATGGAAGCTCGGCTTGCGAGCTATCCGCCGCTGGTTTTCGCAGGCGAGGCGCGCAAGCTGAAGAAGCAGCTCGCCGAGGTTGCCAACGGCAAGGCGTTTCTGCTCCAGGGCGGCGACTGCGCCGAGAGCTTCGCCGAGCATGACGCCGACAACATCCGCGATTTCTTCCGGGTCTTTCTGCAAATGGCGGTCGTGCTGACCTATGCAGCCGCCTCGCCGGTGGTGAAAGTGGGGCGCATCGCGGGACAGTTCGCAAAGCCGCGCTCCTCGTCGACCGAGAAGCAGGGCGATGTGGAGCTGCCGAGTTATCGTGGCGACATCGTCAACGACATCGATTTCACCCAAGCCGGCCGCGAGCCGGATCCCGCGCGCCTCGAGATGGCCTACCGCCAGTCGGCGGCCACGCTGAATCTGCTGCGCGCCTTCGCGCAGGGCGGTTTCGCCAATCTCGACCACGTGCATCGTTGGATGCTGGGTTTCGTCAAGGACAGCCCGCAGGCGCATCGCTATCAGGTGCTGGCGGACCGCATCTCCGAGTCGCTCAACTTCATGCGCGCCTGCGGCATCGATCCGGACACCGCGCCGCAGTTGCGCTCGACCGATTTCTTCACCAGCCACGAAGCGCTGCTGCTTGGCTACGAGGAAGCAATGACGCGTGTCGATTCCACGTCCGGCGACTGGTACGCGACCTCCGGCCACATGCTGTGGATCGGCGACCGCACCCGCCAGCTCGACCATGCGCATCTGGAATTCTTCCGCGGCATCAAGAACCCGATCGGCATGAAGTGCGGCCCCTCGATCGAGCCGGACGAGCTGCTGCGCGCCCTGGACATTCTCAACCCGGAGAATGAGGCCGGCCGCATGACGCTGATCGCCCGTTTTGGCGCGGACAAGGTCTATGATCATCTGCCGGCGCTGGTGCGCGCGGTGGAGCGCGAAGGCCGCAAGGTGGTGTGGTCGTGCGATCCGATGCACGGCAACACGATCAAGGCGACCTCGGGCTTCAAGACCCGTCCGTTCGACCGCATCATGAGCGAGGTGGAAGCCTTCTTCACGGTGCACCGGGCGGAAGGCACCCACGCGGGTGGCATCCATGTGGAGATGACCGGCAAGAATGTCACCGAATGCACCGGCGGCGCGCGGGCGATTTCCGACGACGACCTGTCGGATCGCTATCACACCCATTGTGATCCGCGGTTGAACGCCGATCAGGCGCTTGAGCTGGCCTTCCTGGTTGCGGAAAACCTCAAGAAGGAACGCGACGGACGTCAGCAGATCGCGGCCGTGTCGTAG
- a CDS encoding NAD+ synthase, with the protein MTHSIADRFRLAIAQLNPTLGDIAGNAEKVRKGRAQAARANADLIVYPELFIAGYPPEDLVLKPAFVEACREAVEALAAETADGGPAMLLGAPWRIDGKLYNAVCLLDEGKVLAVRTKVELPNYGVFDEKRVFEPGPIPGPVSFRGVRLGVPICEDMWVEEIAECLEETGAEILVVPNGSPFWGNKAEERLQVMVARVVETGLPMVYVNQVGGQDELVFDGGSFVLQADRTLAVQLPQFVEAIEVIGFERNADNVWRCVDDTRAALADQAEANWRACVMGLRDYVIKNGFPGVVLGMSGGIDSAVCAAMAVDALGADKVHCVMLPYRYTGSESLEDAAECARLLGVRYDIVPIEATVEGAFETLKPVFHGQAPNVTEENIQARARGMLLMAISNKFGPMLVTTGNKSEMSVGYATLYGDMNGGFNPIKDLYKTEVYRLAEWRNAHWPVDAHGPKGEVIPSRIITKAPTAELREDQKDQDSLPPYEVLDDMLECLVEREMSVDEIAARGHDRQEIHRIENLLYVAEYKRRQAAPGVKVTARNFGRDRRYPITNRFRDTT; encoded by the coding sequence ATGACCCATTCGATTGCCGACCGATTCCGCCTCGCCATCGCCCAGCTCAATCCGACCTTGGGCGACATCGCGGGCAATGCGGAAAAGGTGCGCAAGGGCCGGGCGCAGGCCGCGCGCGCCAACGCCGACCTGATCGTTTACCCCGAGCTGTTCATAGCGGGCTATCCGCCCGAGGATCTTGTGCTGAAGCCCGCGTTTGTCGAGGCCTGCCGCGAGGCTGTCGAGGCGCTTGCGGCGGAGACGGCGGACGGCGGTCCGGCCATGCTGCTCGGCGCGCCCTGGCGGATCGACGGAAAGCTCTACAACGCCGTGTGCCTTCTCGATGAGGGCAAGGTCCTTGCGGTGCGCACCAAGGTGGAACTGCCGAACTACGGTGTGTTCGATGAAAAGCGCGTGTTCGAGCCTGGCCCGATTCCCGGTCCGGTGTCGTTTCGTGGCGTGCGGCTGGGCGTGCCGATCTGCGAGGACATGTGGGTCGAGGAGATCGCCGAATGCCTCGAGGAGACCGGAGCCGAGATTCTCGTGGTGCCCAACGGGTCGCCGTTCTGGGGCAACAAGGCCGAGGAGCGGCTGCAGGTGATGGTCGCCCGCGTCGTCGAAACCGGTCTGCCGATGGTCTATGTCAACCAGGTGGGCGGACAGGATGAGCTTGTCTTCGATGGCGGTTCCTTTGTGCTGCAGGCCGACCGCACCCTGGCGGTGCAACTGCCGCAGTTCGTCGAGGCGATCGAGGTGATCGGCTTCGAGCGCAATGCGGACAACGTCTGGCGCTGCGTCGACGACACCCGCGCGGCGCTTGCCGATCAGGCGGAAGCCAATTGGCGGGCCTGCGTCATGGGCTTGCGCGACTATGTGATCAAGAACGGATTTCCCGGCGTGGTTCTGGGCATGTCGGGCGGCATCGATTCCGCCGTCTGCGCCGCCATGGCGGTGGACGCGCTGGGTGCTGACAAGGTGCATTGCGTGATGCTGCCCTACCGCTACACCGGCAGCGAGAGCCTGGAGGACGCGGCCGAGTGCGCCCGCCTGCTCGGCGTGCGCTACGATATCGTGCCCATCGAGGCCACGGTCGAAGGCGCGTTTGAGACATTGAAACCGGTATTCCACGGCCAGGCGCCGAACGTCACTGAGGAGAACATCCAGGCCCGCGCCCGCGGTATGCTGCTCATGGCGATCTCCAACAAGTTCGGACCGATGCTGGTGACAACCGGCAACAAGTCGGAAATGTCGGTTGGCTACGCCACTCTGTACGGCGACATGAACGGCGGTTTCAATCCGATCAAGGATCTGTACAAGACGGAAGTCTACCGGCTTGCGGAATGGCGCAATGCGCACTGGCCGGTGGACGCGCACGGTCCGAAGGGGGAAGTGATCCCGTCGCGGATCATCACCAAGGCGCCGACGGCCGAGTTGCGCGAGGATCAGAAGGACCAGGATTCCCTGCCGCCCTATGAGGTGCTCGACGACATGCTCGAATGTCTGGTGGAGCGGGAAATGAGCGTCGACGAGATCGCCGCGCGCGGCCACGACCGCCAGGAGATCCACCGGATCGAGAACCTGCTTTATGTGGCGGAATACAAGCGCCGTCAGGCGGCCCCGGGCGTCAAGGTGACCGCGCGCAATTTCGGCCGTGACCGCCGCTATCCGATCACCAACCGCTTTCGCGACACGACCTGA
- a CDS encoding response regulator: MSVRISLNKISVLVIDDNLFMRSLLRAVLQGLGCGVVHLAEDGRIGMERLLKYRPDIVICDWVMAPVNGADFIKRLRKDKDQAVATTPVIMLTSFNKRAYVVQAARLGANEFLAKPVSPTQLYQRIERIVTETRPFVRVPGYFGPMPRGAEPDSKTLAKIAAVMATPLPRTSTLF, translated from the coding sequence GTGAGCGTGCGCATTTCCTTGAATAAGATTTCGGTCCTGGTGATTGACGACAATCTGTTCATGCGATCGCTGCTGCGCGCCGTGTTGCAGGGGCTGGGCTGCGGCGTGGTGCATCTGGCGGAAGACGGGCGCATCGGCATGGAGCGCTTGCTCAAGTACCGGCCGGATATCGTTATTTGCGATTGGGTCATGGCGCCGGTCAACGGCGCGGACTTCATCAAGCGCCTGCGCAAAGACAAGGATCAGGCGGTCGCGACCACGCCGGTGATCATGCTGACGTCGTTCAACAAGCGCGCCTATGTGGTGCAGGCGGCGCGCCTGGGGGCCAATGAGTTCCTGGCCAAGCCGGTGTCGCCCACCCAGCTCTACCAGCGTATCGAGCGGATCGTCACCGAGACCCGGCCCTTCGTTCGCGTCCCCGGTTACTTTGGTCCGATGCCGCGCGGCGCGGAACCCGATTCCAAGACGCTGGCGAAAATCGCCGCGGTCATGGCGACGCCCTTGCCGCGCACCAGCACCTTGTTCTGA